From the Butyrivibrio fibrisolvens genome, one window contains:
- the minC gene encoding septum site-determining protein MinC, with protein MAQPVSIKGTKSGIILVLDETIPFIQLKELIEQKFIEASSFLGHSSMGLIVRGRRLSDAEEAEVLDIISRTTQLNIVCILDEDHPLDAAFTKMISGAVSSENSYKEQVQPQAIRPELSGEERQQLMDQAYNEAYQAAFEQIGDANARIHVGNIRSGQEIISQHSIIVFGDVNPGGSIVSAGCIFVFGALKGNAFAGATGDQNAFVVATDFKPLQVRIADAIAVSEDETVSKSKRLLRRKTGKNTVSGPEVAYTYQGAIARSEFNSKYLRSNQFFK; from the coding sequence ATGGCACAGCCAGTTTCTATTAAGGGGACAAAATCAGGTATCATTCTGGTACTTGATGAAACAATTCCTTTTATTCAGCTTAAAGAATTAATTGAACAAAAGTTTATAGAGGCTTCGTCCTTCTTGGGTCATTCCAGTATGGGACTTATAGTACGAGGGAGAAGACTATCAGATGCAGAAGAGGCTGAGGTCCTTGATATAATTTCAAGAACTACTCAGCTTAACATTGTCTGCATACTTGATGAGGATCATCCGCTTGATGCAGCTTTTACTAAGATGATATCGGGCGCTGTATCTTCGGAGAATTCTTATAAAGAGCAGGTTCAACCACAGGCTATAAGACCTGAGCTGTCAGGAGAAGAAAGACAGCAGCTGATGGACCAGGCTTATAATGAAGCTTATCAGGCAGCATTTGAGCAGATCGGTGATGCTAATGCCAGAATTCATGTTGGTAATATTCGTTCAGGACAGGAGATCATATCTCAGCATTCTATAATCGTCTTTGGCGATGTTAATCCTGGTGGAAGCATTGTATCTGCAGGATGCATATTTGTATTCGGGGCTTTAAAAGGCAATGCATTTGCCGGAGCAACAGGCGATCAGAACGCATTTGTAGTTGCTACTGATTTTAAGCCTCTTCAGGTTAGGATTGCTGATGCTATAGCTGTATCTGAAGATGAGACGGTTTCTAAATCCAAAAGGCTTCTTAGAAGGAAAACCGGCAAGAATACAGTATCAGGTCCTGAGGTTGCATACACTTATCAGGGAGCTATTGCAAGATCAGAATTTAATAGCAAATATCTTAGAAGCAATCAGTTCTTTAAGTGA
- the tsf gene encoding translation elongation factor Ts, whose translation MAAITAAMVKELRESTGAGMMECKKALSASDGDMDAAVEFLRKNGQAKAEKKASRIAAEGLTAVAVKDEKTAAVVEVNSETDFVAKNEKFQAFVNAVATQAVNSDSADLDSFMNEAWNEDSSKTVKEALVEITAVISEKIDIRRFQKLTASEGIVVPYVHGGGRISVLVEAKTDVVNDAIKEALHNVAMQVAALAPKYVDMNDVPEEYKEHEKEILLAQATKENEELPEEKRKPQQILEKMLIGRLNKELKEICLNEQVYVKAEDGKQTVAQYIAQVAKANSADLTIKSFVRFETGEGIEKKQDNFAEEVMAQAGLK comes from the coding sequence ATGGCAGCTATTACAGCAGCAATGGTAAAAGAATTACGTGAATCAACAGGCGCAGGAATGATGGAGTGCAAAAAGGCTCTTTCTGCTTCTGATGGAGATATGGATGCAGCAGTTGAGTTCCTCAGAAAGAACGGTCAGGCTAAGGCTGAGAAGAAGGCTAGCCGTATCGCTGCTGAGGGTCTTACAGCAGTAGCTGTTAAGGATGAGAAGACTGCAGCAGTTGTTGAAGTTAACTCTGAGACAGACTTCGTTGCTAAGAATGAGAAGTTCCAGGCATTCGTTAATGCAGTAGCTACACAGGCAGTTAATTCTGATTCTGCAGACCTTGATTCTTTCATGAACGAGGCATGGAATGAGGATTCCAGCAAGACTGTTAAGGAAGCTCTCGTAGAGATCACAGCAGTTATCTCTGAGAAGATTGATATCCGTCGTTTCCAGAAGCTCACAGCTTCTGAAGGTATCGTTGTACCTTATGTACACGGTGGCGGACGTATCTCTGTTCTTGTAGAAGCTAAGACAGACGTTGTTAACGATGCTATCAAGGAAGCTCTTCACAACGTTGCTATGCAGGTTGCAGCTCTTGCTCCTAAGTATGTAGATATGAACGATGTTCCTGAAGAATACAAAGAGCACGAGAAGGAGATCCTTCTTGCTCAGGCTACAAAGGAAAATGAGGAACTTCCTGAAGAGAAGAGAAAGCCTCAGCAGATCCTTGAGAAGATGCTTATTGGTCGTCTTAACAAAGAGCTTAAAGAAATCTGCCTTAACGAGCAGGTTTATGTAAAGGCTGAAGATGGCAAGCAGACAGTAGCTCAGTATATCGCACAGGTTGCTAAGGCAAACAGCGCTGATCTTACTATCAAGAGCTTCGTTCGTTTTGAGACAGGCGAAGGCATTGAGAAGAAGCAGGATAACTTTGCAGAAGAAGTTATGGCTCAGGCTGGACTTAAATAA
- the rpsB gene encoding 30S ribosomal protein S2 — MSVVTMKQLLEAGVHFGHQTRRWNPKMAPYIFTERNNIHIIDLQKSVGKVDEAYKAIFEIAEQGGTVLFVGTKKQAQDAVKEEALRCGMYYVNERWLGGMLTNFSTIQSRIQRMKDIERMQADGTFEVLPKKEVAGLKKELDKLQRNIGGIRDMKRIPDAIFVVDPKKEHICIQEAHALGITLVGICDTNCDPEELDYIIPGNDDAIRAVKLLVGKMADAVIEAKQGAENEVPATEEVEAQDAE; from the coding sequence ATGAGCGTTGTTACAATGAAACAGTTACTTGAAGCAGGTGTACACTTCGGACACCAGACAAGAAGATGGAACCCTAAGATGGCTCCTTACATCTTCACAGAGAGAAACAATATTCACATTATCGATCTTCAGAAGTCAGTAGGCAAGGTTGACGAAGCTTACAAGGCAATCTTCGAGATCGCTGAGCAGGGCGGTACAGTTCTTTTCGTAGGTACTAAGAAGCAGGCTCAGGATGCTGTTAAGGAAGAAGCTCTTCGTTGCGGTATGTACTATGTTAACGAGAGATGGCTCGGCGGTATGCTTACAAACTTCTCTACAATACAGTCAAGAATTCAGCGCATGAAAGACATCGAGAGAATGCAGGCTGATGGAACATTCGAAGTTCTTCCTAAGAAGGAAGTTGCTGGTCTTAAGAAGGAGCTTGATAAGCTTCAGAGAAACATCGGCGGTATCCGTGATATGAAGAGAATCCCTGATGCAATCTTCGTAGTAGACCCTAAGAAGGAACACATCTGCATCCAGGAAGCTCACGCACTTGGAATCACACTTGTTGGTATCTGTGATACAAACTGCGATCCTGAAGAGCTTGATTACATCATCCCTGGTAACGATGATGCTATCCGTGCAGTTAAGCTTCTTGTTGGTAAGATGGCTGATGCTGTTATCGAAGCTAAGCAGGGTGCTGAGAATGAAGTACCTGCAACTGAGGAAGTTGAAGCTCAGGACGCTGAATAA
- a CDS encoding DUF6115 domain-containing protein has translation MGIGVIILLVGGVAAIVLGFILPIGKELEKDDQKSMESAVAQAVHKTIEKSHDKIQQQIDDTIEESLIKTERGLDRITNEKMSAISEYADTVMNDIHKNHDEVMFMYDMLNDKQKNLTSTVDEAAKAQEKVNQTVLDAEITARQAREAATKVSMMAHGINPGSANIAPPDSNSAAGFYDAATPPVSFHNAAASNFFENLGIDGYELDGTVSGIQQARAATDRNNKKAGSSVFGDVRAGKSSPGADQNIFDGIDAKSSGFAPLGATQHLSSEDLDQQFARVFGSTDNNEEDYSALTDEMEAVRAIAAATTDPVSDKVIPITDAQRSVREDDDAGEQARQNNKIMEMHEAGKSNIAIARELGLGVGEVGLVIELAQKNKRKRQI, from the coding sequence ATGGGAATTGGTGTTATCATTTTACTTGTAGGCGGAGTGGCTGCTATAGTTCTTGGTTTTATCCTTCCTATAGGCAAGGAGCTTGAGAAGGATGATCAAAAATCTATGGAGTCTGCCGTTGCGCAGGCTGTTCATAAGACGATCGAAAAATCCCACGATAAAATTCAACAGCAGATAGATGATACGATTGAGGAATCTCTTATTAAGACAGAGAGAGGACTAGATCGTATTACCAATGAGAAGATGAGTGCTATCAGTGAGTATGCTGATACTGTCATGAATGATATCCATAAGAATCATGATGAAGTTATGTTCATGTATGATATGTTGAATGACAAGCAGAAAAATCTCACTTCTACAGTAGATGAGGCAGCCAAGGCTCAGGAGAAGGTCAACCAGACGGTCCTTGATGCAGAGATAACGGCCAGGCAGGCAAGAGAAGCGGCCACTAAAGTCAGCATGATGGCTCATGGCATAAATCCCGGATCAGCCAATATAGCGCCGCCTGATTCTAATTCTGCAGCAGGATTTTATGATGCGGCAACACCTCCTGTTTCTTTTCACAATGCTGCAGCTTCCAATTTTTTTGAAAATCTTGGAATTGACGGCTATGAACTTGATGGAACTGTAAGCGGTATACAACAGGCCAGAGCTGCTACTGATAGAAATAATAAAAAGGCAGGAAGCTCCGTATTTGGCGATGTAAGAGCCGGTAAATCATCTCCCGGAGCAGATCAGAACATATTCGACGGAATAGATGCCAAGAGTTCCGGGTTTGCACCTCTTGGAGCTACGCAGCATCTGTCCAGTGAGGATCTTGATCAGCAGTTTGCAAGAGTATTTGGAAGTACTGATAATAACGAAGAAGACTATAGCGCGCTCACAGATGAGATGGAAGCAGTTAGGGCTATAGCTGCAGCTACAACAGATCCTGTATCTGACAAGGTGATCCCGATAACAGATGCTCAGCGCTCTGTAAGAGAAGATGATGATGCCGGTGAGCAGGCTCGTCAGAACAATAAGATCATGGAGATGCATGAAGCCGGAAAATCCAACATTGCGATCGCAAGAGAGCTTGGACTTGGAGTTGGCGAAGTAGGTCTTGTAATAGAACTTGCTCAGAAGAATAAGAGAAAAAGACAGATTTAG
- a CDS encoding FapA family protein, which translates to MVIARGKLPRDGSDAVIEYKFGTSKKPRPSLNEDGSVDYHNLNIINHCKEGDLLAVLTPADMGDYGTSVYGNQVKPRSVKVKSLHFGQNVKLSEDKLTITAEKSGHVSLQDGKVVVSNVLNLKNVDVATGNIDYDGSVAVAGNIASGFSVKAGGNIEVKGTIEGAVLEAGADIILERGVNGAGGGLIKAGGNIVTKFIENAKVVAGGSVNAESILHSDVQAGTEVNVTGNKGFIVGGHVIAGERINVITIGGEMGTTTRIDVGVDPSLKVRIRDLMKEIGEENKNLQQIRPTIDGIVKKLQAGTVLAPDQAAYAKKLMAMKAQLESDINEKSENLMELQDTLSQTHNAYVTVNGICNAGTVITIGELSMTVDKAVKYSKFVEKEGDVRVAPLD; encoded by the coding sequence ATCGTCATCGCAAGGGGTAAGCTCCCAAGAGATGGCAGCGATGCTGTTATAGAATATAAATTCGGAACCAGTAAAAAGCCTCGTCCATCGCTCAATGAGGATGGATCGGTTGACTATCATAATCTTAATATCATAAATCACTGCAAAGAGGGTGATCTTCTTGCTGTCCTGACTCCTGCGGATATGGGGGACTATGGGACAAGTGTTTATGGCAATCAGGTTAAGCCCAGGAGTGTTAAGGTTAAGAGCCTTCATTTTGGACAGAATGTTAAGCTTTCGGAAGATAAGCTTACAATTACTGCTGAAAAGTCCGGGCATGTGTCACTTCAGGATGGTAAGGTTGTTGTGTCCAATGTCCTTAACCTTAAGAATGTGGATGTTGCTACAGGCAATATTGATTATGACGGAAGCGTGGCTGTTGCCGGTAATATTGCGTCAGGATTCAGTGTTAAGGCTGGTGGCAATATTGAGGTCAAGGGCACTATCGAAGGTGCTGTACTGGAAGCCGGAGCTGATATAATCCTAGAAAGGGGTGTCAATGGAGCCGGAGGCGGTCTCATAAAGGCCGGAGGCAATATTGTCACCAAGTTCATAGAAAATGCAAAGGTTGTTGCAGGCGGAAGCGTTAACGCAGAATCCATCCTTCATTCTGATGTGCAGGCAGGGACTGAGGTTAATGTAACCGGCAATAAGGGATTTATAGTAGGTGGCCATGTGATAGCCGGAGAGAGAATAAACGTCATAACTATAGGCGGTGAGATGGGAACCACCACAAGGATTGACGTTGGAGTTGATCCTTCGCTCAAGGTAAGGATCCGCGATCTTATGAAAGAGATAGGTGAAGAGAACAAGAACCTGCAGCAGATCAGACCTACTATAGATGGAATTGTAAAAAAACTTCAGGCAGGAACGGTTCTTGCTCCTGATCAGGCAGCTTATGCCAAAAAGCTTATGGCTATGAAGGCTCAGCTTGAAAGTGATATTAATGAAAAATCAGAGAATCTGATGGAGCTTCAGGATACGCTATCACAGACTCATAATGCATATGTAACAGTTAATGGAATATGCAACGCAGGAACAGTCATAACAATCGGGGAATTGTCCATGACTGTAGATAAAGCCGTTAAGTACAGCAAGTTTGTTGAAAAGGAAGGAGACGTAAGGGTAGCGCCTCTTGACTGA
- a CDS encoding FliA/WhiG family RNA polymerase sigma factor codes for MDEAARIKLWKEYENSKLPEIREKLILEYAPLVKLVAGRLSMYLGFNVEYDDLVGYGIFGLIDAIDKFDTLKDVKFETYASLRIRGAILDQIRKMDWIPRTIRDRQKKIDIAIKEVEAESGHVATDAEIAKKMNISEEEYLNWQSQMKVTGVISLNEFMEQGSDVPEDRNHGARFDKPEEVIEKAELKKMLGEALELLTEKERKVILLYYYEELTLKEISNILEVSESRVSQLHTRALQKMRGKMGKYMGILTDRA; via the coding sequence ATGGATGAAGCAGCAAGAATCAAGTTATGGAAAGAATATGAAAATTCAAAACTTCCCGAAATAAGAGAAAAGCTGATACTTGAATATGCTCCGCTTGTAAAACTGGTTGCGGGCAGACTTTCTATGTATCTTGGGTTTAATGTCGAGTATGATGACCTTGTAGGCTATGGCATATTCGGCCTTATCGATGCTATTGACAAGTTTGATACTTTGAAGGATGTCAAGTTCGAGACATATGCATCTCTTCGTATCCGCGGAGCTATCCTCGATCAGATCAGGAAGATGGACTGGATTCCTCGTACTATAAGGGATCGTCAGAAAAAGATAGATATAGCCATCAAAGAGGTTGAGGCAGAGAGCGGACATGTTGCGACTGATGCCGAGATAGCCAAGAAGATGAATATCTCTGAAGAGGAATATCTTAATTGGCAGAGCCAGATGAAGGTTACAGGTGTCATATCCCTTAATGAGTTTATGGAACAGGGATCCGATGTACCTGAGGATCGTAATCATGGTGCCAGATTTGATAAGCCCGAGGAAGTTATTGAGAAGGCAGAACTCAAGAAAATGCTGGGAGAAGCCTTGGAATTGCTCACAGAAAAAGAACGAAAAGTTATCCTTTTGTATTATTATGAAGAGCTTACTTTGAAAGAAATCAGCAACATTTTAGAGGTTTCGGAATCAAGAGTATCTCAGCTTCATACTCGTGCTCTTCAGAAGATGCGAGGCAAGATGGGTAAGTACATGGGTATTCTGACAGATAGAGCGTGA
- a CDS encoding chemotaxis protein CheD, with amino-acid sequence MSEIIKVGMADLNTCKAPDGITTLGLGSCCGIAIRDPVTKIGGLAHIMLPDSTEIRNNNNVPKFADTGIRELVKRMEALGASKSRMVAKVAGGATMFAFQSASASMHVGDRNVAASLKTLKELGIRVLSQDTGLNFGRTVIFYPETGDYVIRAVGKPEKII; translated from the coding sequence ATGTCTGAAATAATAAAAGTAGGGATGGCTGATCTGAATACTTGTAAAGCCCCGGATGGTATTACGACCCTTGGTCTTGGCTCTTGCTGCGGTATAGCGATACGAGATCCTGTTACCAAAATCGGAGGCCTTGCGCATATAATGCTTCCGGATTCGACGGAGATCAGGAACAATAATAATGTTCCGAAGTTCGCTGATACAGGTATCAGAGAACTCGTAAAGCGCATGGAAGCTCTTGGTGCGTCTAAAAGTAGGATGGTTGCCAAAGTTGCCGGCGGAGCTACAATGTTTGCATTTCAATCTGCAAGTGCCAGTATGCATGTGGGTGATCGCAATGTTGCAGCTTCTTTAAAGACGCTCAAAGAACTTGGTATCAGAGTATTATCGCAGGATACAGGTCTTAACTTTGGTAGAACGGTTATTTTCTATCCTGAAACGGGTGACTATGTCATCAGAGCTGTCGGTAAACCGGAGAAGATCATATGA
- a CDS encoding chemotaxis protein CheC, producing MADLSLDALSEQYYDVLKELGNIGAGNATTALAQMLGAKVDMSVPSVKLLEFKDVGDCMGGADQIMAGIYLRMEGDVDGSIMFLTGQKEARYLANKLIMQDKPEDEPFDEMELSALKEIGNIITGSYLNSLATMTNLKMIPSVPYVAVDMAGAILSVPAIEFGLMGDKLLLIENRFSDDVQISGYFILLPDIDGYKKILGSLGIDVSMFD from the coding sequence TTGGCTGATTTAAGTCTTGATGCTCTTTCCGAGCAATATTACGATGTGCTCAAAGAACTTGGCAATATCGGTGCAGGCAATGCAACAACAGCCCTTGCACAAATGCTGGGTGCCAAGGTTGATATGTCAGTTCCCAGTGTAAAACTTCTTGAATTCAAAGATGTAGGCGACTGTATGGGCGGTGCGGACCAGATCATGGCCGGCATTTATCTGCGCATGGAAGGTGATGTAGATGGCTCTATCATGTTCCTTACCGGACAGAAGGAAGCCAGATATCTTGCCAACAAACTTATCATGCAGGACAAGCCTGAAGATGAACCATTTGACGAAATGGAACTTTCTGCTCTTAAGGAAATCGGTAATATCATTACCGGTTCATATCTAAATTCCCTTGCTACAATGACAAATTTGAAGATGATTCCATCGGTTCCTTATGTTGCCGTTGATATGGCAGGTGCCATCCTGTCAGTTCCGGCTATCGAATTCGGACTCATGGGAGATAAACTTCTTCTTATAGAAAACCGTTTTTCAGATGATGTTCAGATAAGCGGTTACTTTATTTTACTACCGGATATTGATGGTTATAAGAAGATCCTTGGGTCCCTTGGAATTGATGTTTCCATGTTTGATTGA
- a CDS encoding chemotaxis protein CheW, producing the protein MDALRDTQDIGEIVQYIIIKLADEQYGIDIKYIDNIVRMQNITRVPKVDDYFKGVLNIRGVIVPVMSIRILMGMEEDVITNKSRIIILKIGDEGELLGIIVDQVNQVLNIGSRNIDKLSFDEKTKKTNGKFISGVGKYEGGLVSILDLTALDPETAKEKKE; encoded by the coding sequence ATGGATGCACTCAGAGATACACAAGATATAGGAGAAATTGTTCAGTATATTATCATCAAGCTTGCTGATGAGCAGTATGGTATCGACATCAAGTATATAGATAATATTGTCAGAATGCAGAATATTACAAGAGTTCCTAAGGTTGATGACTATTTCAAGGGCGTTCTCAATATCAGAGGCGTTATCGTTCCTGTAATGAGTATTCGTATCCTCATGGGAATGGAAGAGGATGTTATCACCAACAAGAGCCGTATCATCATCCTTAAGATTGGAGATGAAGGTGAACTTCTTGGCATCATAGTCGATCAGGTCAACCAGGTTCTTAATATCGGTTCTCGCAACATTGACAAGCTCTCATTTGATGAAAAGACCAAGAAGACCAATGGAAAGTTCATCTCAGGAGTAGGTAAATACGAAGGCGGACTTGTATCAATTCTTGATCTGACCGCACTCGATCCTGAAACTGCAAAAGAAAAGAAAGAATAA
- a CDS encoding chemotaxis protein CheA — MDTSQYLGVFLDEAKEHIQTLNDAIMTLEDDPTNEDCVNEIFRAAHSMKGMAGTMGYKRMQQLTHDMEDVFSDVRNGTLKVDTYMTDTLFKCLDAVQEYVDNIESSQDEGTEENADLIKALADIRAGKSGGDAAPAAAPAAAAPAESAPAAAAPAAASAAPAVPHGDWHLIPLDDTAKDTIKKGIADSRRVFGLTVKIQDTCLLKAARAFLVVKGLEDIGEVVASDPSNQDIEDEKFEFTFSLIVVTDTDDPEKVAEIAKNVSEIESVDIGEFDPDAPAAAAPAAEAPAAAAPAAAPAPAPAATAPAPAPAAKPAEANKNAEAKKPAGKPVVSRTIRVDTEKLDSLMNQVSELIIAKNSLISATESAGIQNSNVTEQIEYLESVTTNLHESVMKVRMVPIESVLQKFPRMIRDLTKALGKKMELTMTGEETEMDRTVVDEIGDPLMHLLRNSADHGIEDAETRLARGKDETGQIFLHAYQDGNSVVIEVGDDGNGIDANVVRNKAVEKGIMTREEADVLTEQQAIELLFHPGFSTAKQVSEISGRGVGLDVVKSKVESLSGTVTVNTKLGEGSTWIIRLPLTLAIIQGLMVEVGGEKYAIPLDSIQSIENVPVSDIKFVSNKEVINLRGSVTRLIRMNEVLENQSTNDPNEDMIVVITKRGDQQVGLVIDKLEGQLEIVIKPLGKYMTKCRFISGATILGDGEIALILDTNQIGG, encoded by the coding sequence ATGGATACTTCCCAATATCTAGGCGTGTTTCTTGATGAAGCTAAGGAACATATCCAGACTCTGAATGATGCTATTATGACTCTGGAAGATGATCCTACCAATGAAGACTGTGTCAACGAGATATTCCGTGCGGCACATTCCATGAAGGGTATGGCTGGTACCATGGGCTATAAGCGCATGCAGCAGCTTACTCATGATATGGAAGACGTATTCTCTGATGTGCGTAATGGCACACTCAAAGTTGATACGTATATGACAGATACCTTGTTCAAATGTCTGGATGCTGTTCAGGAATATGTTGATAATATTGAGTCTTCTCAGGATGAAGGTACCGAGGAAAATGCAGACCTTATTAAGGCACTTGCAGATATAAGAGCCGGTAAGTCCGGAGGAGATGCAGCTCCGGCAGCTGCCCCTGCAGCAGCTGCGCCTGCAGAAAGCGCACCTGCCGCTGCCGCACCGGCCGCAGCATCTGCTGCTCCTGCAGTACCTCATGGAGATTGGCATCTTATTCCTCTTGATGATACTGCCAAAGATACTATCAAGAAGGGCATTGCAGACAGCCGCAGAGTATTCGGTCTTACAGTTAAGATCCAGGATACTTGCCTTCTTAAGGCTGCAAGAGCATTCCTTGTAGTTAAAGGTCTTGAAGATATAGGTGAAGTTGTAGCATCTGATCCTAGCAATCAGGATATAGAAGATGAGAAGTTTGAATTTACATTCTCCCTTATTGTTGTAACTGATACAGATGATCCTGAGAAGGTTGCTGAGATAGCTAAGAACGTATCTGAGATCGAGTCTGTTGATATAGGAGAGTTTGATCCTGATGCACCTGCTGCGGCAGCGCCTGCTGCTGAAGCACCTGCAGCAGCTGCGCCTGCAGCAGCTCCTGCGCCTGCACCTGCAGCCACAGCTCCTGCTCCAGCGCCTGCAGCTAAGCCGGCAGAAGCCAATAAGAATGCTGAAGCCAAGAAGCCGGCAGGTAAGCCTGTTGTATCAAGAACTATCCGTGTTGATACAGAGAAGCTCGATTCCCTTATGAACCAGGTATCAGAGCTTATCATTGCTAAGAACTCGCTGATATCCGCTACGGAATCGGCCGGAATTCAGAATAGTAATGTTACTGAACAGATAGAATATCTTGAATCAGTAACAACCAACCTTCACGAATCAGTCATGAAAGTACGAATGGTTCCTATTGAATCAGTACTTCAGAAGTTCCCTCGTATGATCAGAGATCTTACCAAGGCTCTTGGTAAGAAGATGGAACTGACAATGACCGGTGAAGAGACAGAAATGGACCGTACCGTTGTTGATGAGATTGGTGATCCTCTTATGCACCTTCTTAGAAACAGTGCGGACCATGGTATCGAAGATGCAGAGACAAGACTTGCCCGTGGTAAGGATGAGACAGGACAGATTTTCCTTCATGCTTATCAGGATGGTAACTCTGTTGTCATCGAAGTTGGTGATGACGGTAATGGTATCGATGCCAATGTTGTCAGAAACAAAGCTGTTGAAAAGGGTATCATGACCCGTGAAGAAGCTGACGTTCTCACAGAACAGCAGGCAATAGAGCTTTTGTTCCACCCGGGATTCTCAACTGCCAAGCAGGTATCTGAGATTTCAGGTAGAGGTGTAGGTCTTGACGTTGTTAAGAGTAAGGTTGAGTCGTTGTCGGGTACAGTTACTGTTAATACCAAGCTCGGAGAAGGATCCACCTGGATCATCAGACTTCCTCTTACACTTGCTATTATCCAGGGTCTTATGGTTGAAGTCGGCGGCGAGAAATATGCTATTCCGCTTGATTCTATTCAGTCCATTGAGAACGTTCCTGTATCGGATATCAAATTTGTATCCAATAAAGAGGTTATCAACCTTAGAGGCAGTGTAACAAGACTCATCAGAATGAATGAAGTTCTTGAGAATCAGTCAACCAACGATCCTAATGAAGATATGATCGTTGTTATCACTAAGCGCGGCGATCAGCAGGTTGGTCTTGTTATCGATAAACTTGAGGGTCAGCTGGAAATCGTTATCAAGCCTCTTGGTAAGTACATGACAAAGTGCAGATTCATCAGTGGTGCTACTATCCTTGGTGATGGTGAGATCGCACTTATTCTTGATACCAATCAGATTGGAGGATAA
- a CDS encoding protein-glutamate methylesterase/protein-glutamine glutaminase, producing MKKIFLVDDSALMRSVLSDIINSDSKFHVEATARDGVEALEMLKKSNTYDVMVLDVNMPKMNGIELLKKLNEEKIRIRTMMASTDTVEGAKVTMDALDLGAIDFVHKPDRASACKGEDFTKEFLTTLWSVSVSKLPTIVSVNKTDKPADKKIDKQIIQAVQKNTSSISGNKIVAIASSTGGPRALQAVIPKLPKNLKAPVVLVQHMPVGFTASLATRLDSLSEIHVKEAAEGDELQRGTVYIAKGGIHMHIEKNASGKFVIHFKDGPTREGVKPSANFMYESLANSSYDEVVCVVMTGMGADGTEGIKNLKASKKVHVISQDEESCTVYGMPRAVATAGLSNQVVSLDKIAQEIVMNVGVT from the coding sequence ATGAAAAAAATTTTTCTGGTTGATGACTCTGCACTTATGAGAAGCGTACTCAGTGATATCATTAATTCAGATTCGAAGTTTCATGTGGAAGCGACTGCCAGAGACGGTGTCGAGGCACTTGAAATGCTGAAGAAGTCGAATACATATGATGTCATGGTTCTTGATGTTAACATGCCCAAGATGAACGGCATCGAGCTTCTTAAGAAATTGAACGAAGAAAAGATCAGAATTCGCACTATGATGGCCAGCACTGATACTGTAGAAGGCGCCAAGGTCACAATGGATGCGCTGGATCTTGGAGCGATAGACTTCGTTCATAAGCCGGATAGAGCTTCGGCCTGCAAGGGAGAGGATTTCACCAAGGAATTCCTCACAACCCTTTGGAGTGTCAGCGTTTCAAAACTGCCCACAATTGTAAGTGTTAATAAAACTGACAAACCCGCCGATAAAAAGATTGATAAGCAGATAATACAGGCTGTTCAGAAGAACACTTCAAGTATTTCCGGTAATAAGATCGTCGCAATTGCTTCATCTACAGGCGGTCCAAGAGCTCTTCAGGCGGTAATACCTAAGCTTCCAAAAAATCTCAAAGCACCTGTTGTTCTGGTGCAGCATATGCCGGTTGGCTTTACAGCTTCACTTGCCACCCGTCTTGACTCTCTGTCTGAGATCCATGTCAAGGAGGCGGCAGAAGGCGATGAACTGCAAAGAGGAACCGTATATATCGCCAAAGGCGGTATACATATGCATATTGAGAAGAACGCTTCAGGCAAGTTTGTGATCCATTTTAAGGATGGACCTACAAGAGAAGGTGTTAAGCCAAGTGCCAATTTCATGTACGAGTCACTTGCTAATTCTTCCTATGATGAAGTTGTATGCGTAGTCATGACCGGCATGGGAGCTGATGGAACTGAAGGCATTAAAAATCTTAAAGCAAGTAAAAAAGTGCATGTTATCTCTCAGGATGAAGAATCCTGTACAGTTTACGGAATGCCAAGAGCTGTAGCTACTGCCGGACTTTCTAATCAGGTAGTATCGCTGGATAAGATTGCACAGGAAATAGTAATGAATGTTGGTGTGACCTAA